The Mycolicibacterium parafortuitum nucleotide sequence AGCCTGCGTGCCGCAGTACTGGGTCAGGAATCGCTAGGCGAGGGCAAACCGCTCGGCGCGGGTGTCCTGAGTTGCCCGCAGTTCGGAGCTCTGCGCCACGTGCGCAACGGCGAGAAACGTTGGAATACAGCAGTGGAGAAGCTCCTCACCGATGGATTGATCGACCGGCGCACCGCGGAACGGGAGTCCACCCGCACGTCCTACCAGAGCCTCGCCCTCACGCCACGCGGCGCGCAAACACTCGGAATTACGGTGACACAGGATGCTTGAGAAGCGGATCACCCACCAGCTCCTCGAAACGGGCGAGCTCTCACTCACCGAACGCGAACGTGAGGCACTCACTCTGCCCGCGCACAGCACCACACTCGCCCTCGAACTGGACAGTGAGACCTTTCACGCCCAATGGAGCGGCAAGAGCCGACAGCTGACCGGGGACATGCTGACCGAACGGATGCAGGACTGATCGCGCTCATCGGAAGTCCTCAGGTGTGCTCGCCGAAATTCCTCACCTGTGAGCAGCGATCAGTGTAGTTGTTGGCGGTTGCCGGTGGTGGTTCGGCGCAGGGTTTCGGCGGCGGCTTGGTGGTCACGCAGGCGGTAGGACTCGCCGTCGAGGTTGATGACTATCGAGCGGTGCAGTAAGCGGTCGAGCATGGCGGCTGCGACGGTGGTGTCTCCGAGGATTTCGCCCCAGGCGCCCACTCCACGGTTGGTGGTGATGACGATGCTGGTTTTCAGATAGCGTTGGGAGACAACCTGAAACAGTGCCGAGGCCGCCTCTGCCGGTAATGGTAGATAGCCGAGTTCGTCGATTACGAGCAGCGTCGGCCCGGCGTAGAAACGCATAGTGGTAGCCCAGCGGCCTTCGATCGCGGCGCGATGGCAGCGGGCCGCGAGATCCGCGGCGGTGGTGAAGTAGGTGCGGTAGCCGGCATAGGCGGCGGCCCTGGCCAATCCCACGGATAAGTGGGTTTTGCCGGTGCCTGGTGGGCCGATGAGCAGGATGTTGGTCGCCGATTCGAGGTAGCGGCAGGTGCCCAGCTCGTCGATGAGGTTGCGGTCGATCCCGGCGGCGGCATCGACGTTGAAGTCGTCGAGGGTGGCCGGGGTGGGCAGGCAGGCGAACCGCAGTCTCCCGGCGAGCCGGCGGGCGGTGGAGGCTTCCACTTCGACGGCCAGCAGCCTTTCCAGGGCGGCGGTGAGCGAGAGCCCTTCGGCGCTGGCCTGGTCCAAGACCGCGGGGAGGGCTTCGGCGGCGGCAGCCAGTTTGAGTTCGGCCAGGTGCGAGCGCAGCTGCTGGTAGCGGCTCGCCGCTGCTGAGGGCGATTCCTCGGCGATGGTCGTGGTGGTGGTCTTCGGGGTGCGGCCGGTAGGGGTCACTGAATGGTCCTTTTCTGGGCGGCCCGCTCGTAGGCGGACAGATCGATCACGGTGGAATCGGTGGACGGAGTGCGGGATTGGTCAATACCTTTAGCGGTGTCGTGCTGCTGAAGCAGTTGCGCGGCAGCGGCTTTAGCTGCCGGCCCGGGTGGGATGCGTTCCTTGCGGCGGTGCGGGCGCCCGGTCATGGAGGTGGCCATCGCGGCGCTGTCCAACGCGATGACATGGCCGCTGTCACGCACCATCACCCGAGCCCGTCAGCGGCCATCCGATGCCGGGCGATCACGATCCCGCTGGCGGTGGCGATATCGCAGAACTCGCCGCCGACTGGATGTGACACCACCACCTGGGCGGCGGCCAGTTCCGGGGGCACCGAGTAGCGGTTGCCGCGGTAGGACACCAACGCTTGGCGCGACGCGGTGCGGGTCTCGGAAACGATCATCGGATACGGCACCGCCGGCACCGGAGCCAGCGGTTCGGTCTTGGCCACCGCGGCGACCGAGGACCGGCCGTCGGCGGTGGCCCGTAGCCGGGTATCGCCACGCACTTGGGCGAAGCGGTCCAGGCTGGCTTGGGCCGCCTCGACGGTCATGTCGTCGGCCAGAGTGCGCCACCAGCGTTGCGCGGCAGTGTGGTTGGCCTTTTCCACCACACCTTTGCGGTTGCCGCCGCGGCGGGCAGATCGCCACCGAAACCCCGTAGTGCTTGGCCACCCCGGCGAACGAGGCGGTCACCCGGCCGCTGCCGGGGTCGCAGACTGTGGCCATCCGGTCAAACCGCCACACCCGTGTGCACCCACCCAAGCCGCGGGTCACGCGGTCAAGGCCGGAGACCAGATGCGGTTGGTCCTGCGAGGGCGACAACGACCCTCGCCATTTGGCCGAATGAGCCAGCGAGCCCACCAGCAGGTGCGCGGTCTTGCCCCACCCCCAGAACTCGGGCGGATCGGGCAAATCCAGCCAATCCCATTGGGTTTCATCACCGGGCTCGTGCGGGATCACCGCGTTCGGACGCTGGGTGACCGAGCGGCACGCCTCACACACCGGGCGCAGATTGCG carries:
- the istB gene encoding IS21-like element helper ATPase IstB → MTPTGRTPKTTTTTIAEESPSAAASRYQQLRSHLAELKLAAAAEALPAVLDQASAEGLSLTAALERLLAVEVEASTARRLAGRLRFACLPTPATLDDFNVDAAAGIDRNLIDELGTCRYLESATNILLIGPPGTGKTHLSVGLARAAAYAGYRTYFTTAADLAARCHRAAIEGRWATTMRFYAGPTLLVIDELGYLPLPAEAASALFQVVSQRYLKTSIVITTNRGVGAWGEILGDTTVAAAMLDRLLHRSIVINLDGESYRLRDHQAAAETLRRTTTGNRQQLH